Proteins encoded together in one Macadamia integrifolia cultivar HAES 741 chromosome 8, SCU_Mint_v3, whole genome shotgun sequence window:
- the LOC122086737 gene encoding TIR-only protein-like, with the protein MRKAKKVRKEEMGFCKESLFPVLNVDFSLGSRRRQSMFLSSRIIACRSHPPYKVFINHRGSDTKRNIAALIHDRLDNLKLQSFLDYKSMKLGEELEESIDTAIRECTIGVTIFSPNYCTSDSCLRELVLMMECEKVIIPIFFDVEASDLVIVDDGRFPEEKLQRFRWALKLAKNRVGISFDSCKGDWSILLKGVAERVIEILMELEVKEKIRSVDGDKPLPQVVVD; encoded by the exons ATGAGAAAGGCGAAGAaggtgagaaaggaggagatGGGGTTTTGTAAAGAATCGTTGTTTCCGGTTCTCAATGTTGATTTCTCTCTCGGTAGCAGAAGGCGGCAATCAATGTTCCTCTCTAGCAGAATAATTGCTTGCAGGTCCCATCCTCCCTATAAGGTCTTCATCAACCACCGTGGATCGGATACGAAGCGCAACATTGCTGCCTTGATTCACGATCGTTTAGACAATCTAAAGCTTCAATCTTTCTTGGACTACAAGAGTATGAAGCTTGGTGAAGAGCTAGAGGAGTCCATTGACACTGCTATACGGGAATGTACAATTGGGGTAACCATCTTCTCTCCAAATTATTGCACTTCTGATTCCTGTCTCAGAGAATTGGTGTTGATGATGGAATGCGAGAAGGTCAtcattcccatcttctttgatgtcgaGGCCTCTGATCTTGTGATTGTGGACGATGGAAGATTTCCGGAGGAAAAGTTGCAGAGGTTTAGATGGGCGCTTAAGCTGGCCAAAAATAGGGTGGGGATCTCTTTTGATTCGTGCAAAGG GGATTGGTCTATTCTGCTCAAAGGAGTTGCAGAAAGGGtaattgagattttgatggaattggaggtgaaagaaaaaattagaagcGTCGATGGAGACAAACCTCTTCCTCAGGTTGTGGTAGATTAA
- the LOC122086069 gene encoding uncharacterized protein LOC122086069: protein MTVDLSSISNIYTNENSIQDDILVEGCHESHDKACSNGFGNNDVGVIIAGSLVDVDPLTETPLSTTGLFDQCTSSDNGNCSNFAEPMDTGNTMDVKQQSMRVVLQQVTVDSFSEKGVSDLKNGNCGTSLSPSSRNNTLAFCVVQGGIAGESCAVNVITSLVSNNSLCGGFAEGNNSIVKVHVESVLASPSRSTSIDQKACIDVEASETGVHNNIPEKTS, encoded by the coding sequence ATGACTGTGGATCTTTCTTCTATCAGTAATATCTATACAAATGAAAATAGTATTCAAGATGATATCTTGGTTGAAGGTTGTCATGAATCTCATGACAAGGCATGTTCCAATGGTTTTGGCAATAATGATGTTGGGGTAATCATTGCTGGCAGCTTGGTGGATGTTGATCCACTAACAGAGACTCCCCTTTCAACAACAGGGCTGTTTGATCAGTGCACAAGTAGTGACAATGGTAATTGTAGCAATTTTGCTGAACCAATGGATACTGGTAACACCATGGATGTCAAACAGCAATCTATGCGTGTTGTGTTGCAACAAGTGACAGTCGATAGCTTCTCAGAGAAGGGAGTAAGTGATTTGAAAAATGGGAACTGTGGGACAAGTTTGAGCCCATCCTCTCGTAATAATACATTAGCATTTTGTGTGGTTCAAGGTGGTATAGCAGGTGAATCTTGTGCTGTTAATGTGATTACCTCATTGGTGAGTAATAATAGTCTTTGTGGTGGTTTTGCAGAGGGAAACAACAGTATAGTGAAGGTGCATGTAGAATCAGTGCTAGCTTCCCCGTCTAGATCAACATCTATTGATCAGAAGGCCTGCATTGACGTAGAAGCCAGTGAAACTGGTGTTCATAACAATATTCCAGAAAAAACATCCTGA